A single region of the Chrysoperla carnea chromosome 5, inChrCarn1.1, whole genome shotgun sequence genome encodes:
- the LOC123300401 gene encoding glucose dehydrogenase [FAD, quinone]-like: MDIPGKLLNIISKYDSPVLWHDMSEPLKHAGHALRERKVRCIHGKGMGGTSSVNWMMYTRGNIEDYNRWARMSGDYNWSWKNIQPYFKKLENYRIPYSDPNYFGVDGPVHIEIPPYHSSLSRAALLAANQAGLPIHNINGPVEYGISPVQSSLKKGKRVSANTAYITPIKTRRNLHIKMNSFVTKILIDVKAKPLPKAFGVTFLNENGLNTVFAKKEVILCAGAINSPKLLMLSGIGPLHELKHHHIPVINDLPVGKNLFDHVGTASLQFRTNKRAYSPPFIPPHYEIWGYSHPLNKTVAIEQLFYFRNMNQKQSQIFNMRQSVYDKVFKEHTLKPGFMIQTILEQPKSRGQLRLRNANPFSSPRIDLNYFSEPEDLDLLVSGVKEAIRIAGKPALKIYEPRIVETKVPHCNKFSFGTDEYWRCAIRALPFTLAHFGGTCKMGRIEDSSTVVNTRLKVHGIKNLRVIDISVFPSPVSAHYGAVAMMIGEKGADIIKQDWRIEFL; encoded by the coding sequence ATGGATATACCTGGAAAACTactaaatataatttcgaaatatGATTCACCAGTTTTGTGGCACGATATGTCAGAGCCATTAAAACATGCTGGTCATGCGTTACGTGAGCGAAAAGTACGGTGTATTCATGGTAAAGGAATGGGTGGAACTAGTTCAGTAAATTGGATGATGTACACCCGAGGAAATATTGAAGATTATAATCGATGGGCTAGAATGAGTGGTGATTATAATTGGTCATGGAAAAATATTcaaccatattttaaaaaattagaaaattatagaaTACCATATTCTGATCCAAATTACTTTGGGGTAGATGGACCAGTGCATATTGAAATACCACCATATCATAGTTCACTATCTAGGGCTGCTTTGCTTGCAGCAAATCAAGCTGGTTTACCGATTCATAATATTAACGGTCCGGTGGAATATGGAATATCGCCAGTTCAATCTTCTCTTAAAAAGGGTAAGCGTGTTAGCGCAAACACAGCTTATATTACTCCAATTAAAACACGTcgaaatttacatattaaaatgaattcatttGTAACGAAAATTCTTATCGATGTGAAAGCAAAACCATTACCGAAAGCTTTTGGTGTTACATTTCTGAACGAAAATGGATTAAACACGGTATTTGCAAAGAAGGAAGTTATTTTATGTGCTGGAGCAATTAATTCACCAAAATTATTAATGCTATCTGGAATTGGGCCTCTACACGAATTGAAACATCATCATATACCAGTCATAAATGATTTGCCAgttggtaaaaatttatttgatcatGTTGGTACAGCAAGTTTACAGTTTCGTACAAATAAACGAGCGTATTCACCTCCTTTCATACCCCCACACTATGAAATATGGGGATATTCACATCCATTGAATAAAACTGTGGCCATCGAACAATTGttctattttcgaaatatgaatCAAAAACAGagccaaatttttaatatgcgtCAATCAGTTTATGATAAGGTTTTCAAGGAACATACACTAAAACCAGGTTTCATGATACAAACCATTTTGGAACAACCAAAAAGTCGTGGTCAACTTCGACTACGAAACGCAAATCCATTTTCTTCGCCCCGAATTGATTTGAACTATTTTTCTGAACCGGAAGATCTTGATCTTTTGGTAAGTGGAGTAAAAGAAGCCATTAGAATAGCTGGAAAGCccgctttaaaaatatatgaaccaCGAATAGTTGAGACAAAAGTTCctcattgtaataaattttcttttggtaCTGATGAATATTGGAGGTGTGCTATTCGAGCACTTCCGTTTACGTTAGCCCATTTTGGTGGGACTTGTAAAATGGGAAGAATAGAAGATTCTTCAACTGTGGTTAATACGAGATTAAAAGTTCATGGTATTAAGAATTTACGTGTTATCGATATAAGTGTTTTTCCATCTCCAGTATCAGCGCATTATGGTGCAGTGGCAATGATGATTGGAGAAAAAGGTGCCGATATTATTAAACAAGATTGGAGGATagaatttctttga
- the LOC123300403 gene encoding oxygen-dependent choline dehydrogenase-like, with protein MKLSLILFTILIFSKLSAQATINGRDIEYDFIIVGAGGAGCALANRLSEEKPWKILLIEAGGPETPKTEVPGAVTEILSPYESPLLWNDYSEPLRNAGSALNGRSIRCMHGKVMGGSSAVNWMLYTRGNIADYNRWSTLTGDLNWSWEYIHPYYKKLENYTIPYPDPTYFGINGPVHIETPPYYSEISRLALVAGEQSGLPIRNVNGPVSYGISPVQAMIKNGVRVSASKAYITPIIENRPNLHLKMRSTVTKILINMEARPLPKAYGVRYLYNDVMYTAYARQEVILCAGPINSPKLLMLSGIGPQEDLLINQGFGYSHPINNTLSIEQILYFAPMNEMSYKVHNIEESVYDAVFKAHSKLPGFQIYPILEQPKSRGTVRLRDANPFSKPRIDLNYFSDPEDLERLLSGVKEAIKIGEKPALESYSPKLLSTKIPQCSMYIFNTDAYWRCVIRAMPISLWHFSGTCKMGGRSDPSTVLNTRLKVHGIEGLRVVDPSAFPTPVTAHYNALSMMIGEKAADIIKDDLTH; from the exons atgaagTTATCATTAATTCTTTTTACAATTCTCATCTTCTCAAAGCTATCAGCTCAAGCAACAATAAATGGACGGGATAtagaatatgattttattattgttggGGCTGGAGGTGCTGGATGTGCTTTGGCAAACCGTTTAAGTGAAGAAAAACCTtggaaaatattgttaattgagGCAGGCGGACCAGAAACACCAAAGACCGAAGTACCTGGAGCAGTGACTGAAATTCTTTCACCTTATGAATCGCCACTTTTGTGGAACGATTATTCAGAACCATTACGAAATGCTGGTTCGGCTTTGAATGGAAGATCAATTCGCTGTATGCATGGTAAAGTAATGGGTGGCAGTAGCGCGGTAAATTGGATGTTGTACACTCGTGGAAATATTGCTGATTATAATCGATGGAGTACATTAACCGGTGATTTAAATTGGTCATGGGAATATATTCATccgtattacaaaaaattagaaaattatacaattcCATACCCTGATCCAACCTATTTTGGAATAAATGGACCCGTTCATATTGAAACACCTCCATATTATAGTGAAATTTCCAGACTTGCATTGGTGGCAGGAGAACAATCTGGTTTACCAATTCGTAATGTTAATGGTCCAGTGTCGTATGGAATATCACCGGTTCAAGCTATGATTAAAAATGGAGTGCGCGTTAGTGCAAGTAAAGCTTATATAACTCCAATTATAGAAAACCGTCcgaatttacacttaaaaatgaGGTCAACGGTTACGAAAATTCTTATTAATATGGAAGCAAGACCTTTGCCGAAAGCTTATGGTGTTAGATATTTGTATAACGATGTAATGTATACTGCTTACGCGAGACAAGAAGTTATCTTGTGTGCTGGACCAATTAATTCaccaaaattattaatgttgtcTGGAATTGGACCGCAAgaagatttattaataaatc AAGGGTTTGGATATTCACATCCAATAAATAACACATTATCAATCGAACAAATACTTTACTTTGCTCCAATGAATGAGATGAGTTATAAAGTACACAATATAGAAGAATCAGTGTATGATGCAGTTTTTAAAGCGCATTCAAAGTTGCCAGGTTTTCAGATTTATCCCATATTGGAACAACCAAAAAGTCGTGGTACAGTTCGACTCCGGGATGCAAATCCATTTTCGAAACCTCGAATTGATCTTAATTATTTCTCTGATCCAGAAGATCTTGAACGTCTATTAAGTGGTGTTAAAGAAGCTATCAAAATCGGTGAAAAACCTGCTTTAGAATCGTATTCTCCGAAGCttttaagtacaaaaattcCACAATGttcaatgtatatatttaatactgATGCGTATTGGAGATGCGTCATTCGAGCAATGCCTATCAGTTTGTGGCATTTTAGTGGAACTTGTAAAATGGGTGGAAGATCAGATCCATCAACTGTGCTTAATACGAGATTAAAAGTTCATGGTATCGAAGGTTTACGTGTAGTTGATCCTAGTGCTTTCCCAACTCCAGTAACAGCTCATTATAATGCATTGTCAATGATGATTGGAGAAAAAGCAGCAGATATAATTAAGGATGATTTAACACATTAA
- the LOC123300404 gene encoding glucose dehydrogenase [FAD, quinone]-like produces MYVLQVQATINGPKLEYDFIIVGAGSAGCALAHRLSEERQWQILLIEAGGPETPITDIPGAVAEVISPYNSPFLWHDMSEPLRNAGSALNGRSIRCMHGKVMGGTSVVNWMMYTRGNIADYNRWGRITGDLNWSWKNIHPYYKRLENYTIPYPDPNYFGVGGPVHIETPPYYSELSRLALLAAQQDGKPIHNVNGPEQYGISPVQATIQNGMRVSANKAYITPIIETRRNLHIKMKSTVTKILINVGARPLPKAFGVRYMHKNVMRTAYARKEVILCAGPINSPKLLMLSGIGPREELLMHRIPVIKSLPVGNNLFDHVGTGSIQFLTNKPAYPPQDILLYPKKKSGPLSTASFVEAWGYSHPLNDTISIEQIFFLSPMNEMNYKIFNLKKSVFEMVFKPHQFLPGFQVYPILEQPKSRGTVRLRDANPLSKPRINLNYFSDPEDLERLLSGVREAIRIVEKPALKSYAPKLLRTKIPQCAMHIFDTDEYWRCAIRAIPLSLWHFSGTCKMGRREDLSTVLNTRLQVHGIEGLRVVDGSAFPSPVAAHFNALSMMVGEKGADIIKQDLTRRSI; encoded by the exons atgtATGTTTTACAAG TTCAAGCAACAATAAATGGTCCAAAACtagaatatgattttattattgttggAGCTGGAAGTGCTGGATGTGCTTTGGCGCACCGTTTAAGTGAAGAAAGACAATGGCAAATATTGTTAATTGAGGCAGGTGGACCAGAAACACCAATAACGGATATACCTGGAGCAGTGGCTGAAGTTATTTCACCTTATAATTCACCATTTTTATGGCACGATATGTCAGAACCATTACGAAATGCTGGTTCAGCTTTAAATGGAAGATCAATTCGCTGTATGCATGGTAAAGTAATGGGTGGTACCAGCGTGGTAAATTGGATGATGTACACTCGTGGAAATATTGCAGATTATAATCGATGGGGTAGAATAACCGGTGATTTAAATTGGTCATGGAAAAATATTCATCCGTATTACAAACGATTAGAAAACTACACAATACCATATCCTGATCCAAATTATTTTGGAGTAGGTGGACCCGTTCATATTGAAACACCTCCATATTATAGTGAACTTTCCAGACTGGCATTGTTGGCAGCTCAACAAGATGGTAAACCTATTCATAATGTTAACGGCCCCGAGCAGTATGGAATATCACCGGTTCAAGCTACGATTCAAAATGGAATGCGCGTTAGTGCAAATAAAGCTTATATTACTCCAATCATTGAAACACGTcgaaatttacatattaaaatgaaGTCAACAGTAACGAAAATTCTTATTAATGTGGGAGCAAGACCTTTACCGAAAGCTTTTGGTGTTAGATatatgcataaaaatgtaatgcGTACTGCCTACGCGAGAAAAGAAGTTATCTTGTGCGCTGGGCCAATAAATTCtccaaaattattaatgttgtcTGGAATTGGACCTCGAGAAGAGCTATTAATGCATCgtattccagtcataaaaagTTTACCAgttggaaataatttatttgaccaTGTTGGAACTGGAAGTATACAATTCCTTACAAACAAGCCCGCTTATCCTCCGCAGGATATTTTGTTATATCCTAAAAAGAAATCAGGACCATTATCTACAGCATCTTTTGTAGAAGCTTGGGGATACTCACATCCATTAAATGACACAATAtcaattgaacaaatatttttcttatctcCGATGAACGAgatgaattataaaatattcaatctgaaaaaatcagtttttgaaATGGTCTTTAAACCTCATCAATTTTTGCCAGGTTTTCAGGTTTATCCCATATTGGAACAACCCAAAAGTCGTGGTACAGTTCGACTCCGGGATGCAAATCCATTATCGAAACCGAGAATAAATCTTAATTATTTCTCTGATCCAGAAGATCTTGAACGGCTATTAAGTGGTGTAAGAGAAGCTATCAGAATAGTTGAAAAACCTGCTTTAAAATCGTATGCTCCAAAActtttaagaacaaaaattcCTCAATGTGCAATGCATATATTTGATACTGATGAGTATTGGAGATGTGCCATTCGAGCAATTCCCTTGTCTTTATGGCATTTTAGCGGGACCTGTAAAATGGGTAGAAGAGAAGACTTATCAACTGTGCTGAATACAAGACTACAAGTGCATGGTATCGAAGGTTTACGTGTAGTTGATGGTAGTGCTTTTCCATCTCCTGTAGCAGCCCATTTCAATGCTTTATCAATGATGGTTGGAGAAAAGGGAGCGGATATAATTAAGCAAGATTTAACGAGAAGATCGATTTAA
- the LOC123300397 gene encoding AF4/FMR2 family member lilli-like yields MHKIKMDTKPELIRLEAVDPSAVPGSNMYIKNEVLYHVDTPSHHIVKKEDPKVYYDHPHHHTSHHHHIQQETTKYLPDTVHNFQSKSMSISQYPKYQTPKLRAKSTYSPMKSTTGGGVMPSQQQQIYMKHEPSADIMIEQIAEQQHLRQDHNTVQVITPNANYAGQQQQQQQQHWNSDVTMTPIMEQQSMQSAAATEHNIAPDAIFIPESSSAGGGDNSSDYNSMNAPTINLIPLMTPNGLVFVAANQATGTSTVISGMPSSSGSAATPAHQSHHHLHNTAAVDSSIGLQQQNTSSRSYNRRKQPVAKRATPSVPAPHVEIVSQQMGGGGGGGGENASNLIYTQNGPLLLLNEQQQQQQQHRGSSSSASQHHTSAAGSVAGTDYKPQQVTTTPLIPEKGTVIVEEPPKALYQSRYGSDINENSTHYNSKNGVKSGSGSNSGSSGYRNTSTNIVQSDAELDLDAAITVFKIYK; encoded by the exons ATGCATAAGATTAAAATGGACACTAAACCGGAGTTAATAAGATTGGAAGCTGTGGATCCATCAGCAGTTCCGGGTAGTAATATGTATATTAAGAATGAAGTATTGTATCATGTGGATACACCGTCTCATCATATTGTTAAGAAAGAAGACCCtaag gtatATTACGACCATCCGCATCATCATACCTCACATCACCATCACATACAACAggaaacaacaaaatatttaccgGATACCGTACATAATTTCCAATCAAAATCAATGTCAATATCACAATATCCAAAATATCAAACACCAAAATTACGTGCAAAATCTACATACAGTCCAATGAAATCGACAACAGGTGGTGGTGTAATGCCctcacaacaacaacaaatctACATGAAACATGAACCAAGTGCGGATATAATGATTGAACAAATCGCCGAGCAACAACATTTACGACAGGATCATAATACCGTACAAGTGATCACACCGAATGCAAATTATGCGGgccaacaacagcaacaacaacaacaacattggAACTCGGATGTAACCATGACTCCGATTATGGAACAACAAAGTATGCAAAGTGCTGCAGCCACGGAACATAATATTGCACCGGATGCAATATTTATACCGGAATCGTCGTCAGCGGGTGGTGGTGATAATAGTTCTGATTACAATTCAATGAATGCaccaacaattaatttaataccgTTAATGACACCGAACGGTTTAGTTTTTGTTGCCGCTAACCAGGCGACCGGAACCAGTACTGTTATCAGTGGTATGCCATCATCTTCAGGATCGGCGGCAACACCAGCACATCAATCCCATCACCATTTACATAACACAGCAGCTGTTGATTCAAGTATAGGACTTCAACAACAGAATACATCGTCGCGAAGCTACAATCGACGAAAACAACCAGTAGCGAAACGTGCAACTCCATCAGTGCCAGCTCCACATGTGGAAATTGTTTCACAACAAATGGGTGGTGGTGGTGGAGGAGGTGGTGAGAAtgcatcaaatttaatttacactCAAAATGGACCGTTGTTGTTGTTAaatgaacaacaacaacagcaacaacaacatcGTGGATCGTCATCATCTGCGTCACAACATCACACAAGTGCAGCTGGTAGTGTAGCAGGCACTGATTATAAGCCACAACAAGTAACCACAACGCCTTTAATTCCTGAAAAAGGAACTGTCATTGTTGAAGAACCACCAAAAGCACTTTATCAATCGAGATATGGTAGTGACATTAATGAAAATAG TACGCATTACAATTCGAAAAATGGTGTAAAATCTGGAAGTGGATCAAACAGTGGTAGCAGTGGCTACAGAAACACATCAACAAACATTGTACAATCAGATGCTGAATTAGATTTGGATGCTGcaataacagtttttaaaatttacaagtga